A region from the Phycisphaeraceae bacterium genome encodes:
- a CDS encoding endonuclease/exonuclease/phosphatase family protein, translating to MRHSLNRIACLFLLVVVLAPIELRAQPNPNRLTIAAYNVEFFLDVFDDPYTFDEGHEPKPRAEIQSIAKAIRALNPDVITFEELENEGVLRAMNREFLADMGYEYLAVANTNSDRGQNLGVLSRRPIVSVTSHRWRELTLAGETQTWHFARDLWQVRIQATATQIVDLYSVHLKSKYDSPDDKESVKYRLAEATAARQIIAENMTKQPDQLAVMLGDFNDEPQSLTLKTLLAPQTDGKPFLIDAHAKLAPDTRITYLKEPYRSTIDYILVSPALVKMSIPNSARVLSDPSVLGGSDHAPISASFDLSRN from the coding sequence ATGCGTCATTCACTAAACCGAATCGCATGTCTGTTTTTATTAGTTGTAGTTCTCGCACCAATAGAATTACGAGCTCAGCCTAATCCGAACAGGCTGACTATCGCAGCATATAACGTCGAGTTTTTTCTCGATGTCTTTGACGATCCTTACACATTTGATGAAGGGCATGAACCCAAGCCACGTGCTGAAATACAGTCAATAGCCAAAGCGATTCGCGCGCTGAATCCTGATGTTATAACTTTTGAAGAACTGGAAAATGAAGGTGTTCTCCGAGCGATGAATCGTGAATTTCTTGCTGACATGGGGTATGAGTACCTCGCGGTGGCAAACACTAATAGTGATCGTGGGCAAAACTTGGGGGTACTTAGTCGCCGCCCTATAGTCAGTGTCACCAGTCACCGCTGGCGAGAATTGACACTTGCTGGAGAAACCCAGACTTGGCATTTTGCCCGTGACCTCTGGCAAGTCCGAATACAGGCGACAGCAACGCAGATCGTTGATCTTTACTCAGTTCACCTCAAAAGCAAGTACGATAGCCCTGACGATAAAGAGTCGGTGAAGTATCGACTCGCCGAGGCCACTGCTGCACGGCAGATCATTGCTGAAAACATGACAAAGCAACCCGATCAGCTCGCGGTTATGCTCGGTGATTTCAATGATGAGCCACAAAGCCTTACGCTTAAGACGCTACTTGCACCACAGACGGATGGTAAGCCATTTCTCATCGATGCTCACGCAAAGCTCGCCCCCGATACTCGTATTACATATCTCAAAGAACCTTACCGAAGCACCATTGATTACATTCTGGTAAGTCCTGCATTGGTAAAAATGAGTATTCCTAATTCTGCACGAGTTCTCTCCGATCCCTCTGTATTAGGCGGATCCGACCATGCGCCGATCTCTGCCAGCTTTGATTTATCACGAAATTAA
- the asnB gene encoding asparagine synthase (glutamine-hydrolyzing): MCGIAGIMRRDDYPVDRAALLRMQGVLTSRGPDDQGILIDGRLGFAHTRLAILDSTFGQQPMMLPDRKLSIVFNGEIYNHRELRTELAAKGYRFTTDHSDTEVLLHGFREWFGDLPSHLRGMYAFAIWDGQNLFLARDRVGKKPLFVYEDDRVLLFASTPAAICAALPEKPKIDRDALYGYLAYGYTLSQTPLKGIVEFPPSTMIQANPRRVLAAPHHVSENTTTVDVDIFTQLIIDAVRIRLDADVPLGCFLSGGIDSSLIAAIAQKELSKRGERLKTFCVSMPDISYDEAVHARRVAEHIGSEHYELHAEPHVEADLLNLTQLMGEPFADSSILPTYWLSCATRKHVKVTLSGDGGDEVFAGYERYIAARTLRAHAWWLSKCPVIPFRTGEKSLLAKYHRMVTAARMPVGMKQYLSLVRLFNDEQIRLLGVDEPNSIADHDAVGAYSDPAASARQWDLLNYLPGDLLRKVDRASMAVGLEVRSPLLDDKVLNASLASDFKSLLSGWQTKPLLREVARPFLPETIIRRKKMGFAIPLGKWFNGSLQTMLRRWLLDEPYLGAIGLHREMIENLMYEHSRGREHTHRLFSLLSLAMWLAWVETPTR; the protein is encoded by the coding sequence ATGTGTGGTATCGCAGGCATCATGCGCCGTGACGATTATCCGGTTGACCGCGCTGCGTTATTGCGCATGCAAGGGGTTCTTACCAGTCGCGGACCTGACGATCAAGGTATTTTGATCGACGGCCGCCTTGGCTTTGCTCACACACGCTTGGCGATTCTCGATTCTACATTTGGTCAGCAGCCGATGATGCTCCCTGATCGAAAGTTGTCCATTGTTTTTAATGGTGAAATCTATAACCATCGTGAACTACGGACGGAACTTGCCGCAAAGGGTTACCGATTCACGACCGACCACAGCGACACGGAAGTGTTACTACACGGCTTCCGCGAATGGTTCGGTGACCTGCCCTCCCATCTGCGCGGAATGTATGCGTTTGCGATATGGGATGGTCAAAACCTCTTTCTGGCCAGGGATCGCGTAGGCAAGAAACCGCTGTTTGTGTACGAAGATGATCGTGTACTTCTATTCGCCAGTACCCCTGCAGCAATCTGTGCTGCGCTTCCTGAAAAGCCGAAGATCGACCGTGACGCGCTGTATGGTTACCTCGCCTACGGATATACACTTTCACAGACGCCACTAAAGGGTATCGTTGAATTTCCGCCGAGTACGATGATCCAAGCGAACCCGCGTCGCGTCTTGGCTGCGCCACATCACGTATCGGAAAACACCACCACTGTTGATGTAGACATCTTCACTCAGCTCATCATTGATGCGGTGCGGATACGTCTGGATGCCGATGTTCCATTAGGTTGTTTCTTGTCAGGAGGGATTGATTCCTCATTAATTGCAGCTATTGCGCAGAAGGAACTCTCCAAGCGAGGTGAGAGACTCAAGACATTTTGCGTATCGATGCCAGATATTTCATATGACGAGGCAGTGCATGCTCGTCGTGTAGCTGAGCATATCGGCAGCGAACATTACGAGTTGCACGCGGAGCCTCATGTTGAAGCTGATCTGCTTAACCTCACGCAGTTGATGGGGGAACCCTTTGCAGACAGCTCAATCCTGCCAACGTATTGGCTAAGCTGTGCGACACGCAAGCACGTAAAAGTAACATTGTCTGGTGATGGCGGTGACGAAGTATTCGCGGGTTACGAGCGATACATCGCTGCAAGAACTCTGCGCGCCCATGCTTGGTGGTTGAGTAAGTGTCCAGTGATACCATTCCGTACTGGAGAAAAATCTCTACTGGCAAAATATCATCGAATGGTCACAGCTGCGCGTATGCCGGTCGGCATGAAGCAGTACCTCAGCCTAGTTCGATTGTTCAATGATGAACAGATCCGCTTGCTGGGAGTTGATGAGCCTAATTCCATTGCAGATCACGATGCCGTAGGTGCGTATTCCGATCCCGCGGCATCTGCACGACAATGGGATTTGTTGAACTATCTTCCTGGCGATCTATTGCGCAAAGTTGATCGGGCGTCTATGGCGGTTGGTCTGGAGGTACGAAGCCCCTTGCTGGATGACAAAGTCTTAAATGCCAGTTTGGCCAGTGACTTCAAATCCCTTTTGTCTGGTTGGCAAACAAAACCATTGCTCCGTGAAGTAGCCAGGCCTTTTCTTCCTGAGACTATTATTCGGCGAAAGAAAATGGGGTTTGCAATTCCCCTCGGCAAGTGGTTTAACGGTTCGTTGCAAACAATGCTGCGTCGCTGGTTGCTTGATGAACCATACCTTGGAGCTATTGGCTTACATCGCGAAATGATTGAGAATCTAATGTACGAACATAGCCGAGGCCGCGAGCATACACACCGATTATTCTCGCTACTCTCGCTCGCCATGTGGTTGGCCTGGGTGGAAACACCCACACGATAA
- the aspS gene encoding aspartate--tRNA ligase produces MQKRTHNCGALRSEHVGQTVSLAGWVNKYRDHGGVIFIDLRDREGLTQIVFHPENKEAHELANSLRNEDVVSVQGKCVAREAGMANNKIATGQIEVQASRLEVLNKGNNPPFTPDEAERVGEETRLKYRFIDLRRPRMQHILRTRHRVAKIMRDYFDQNGFFEIETPFLCKSTPEGARDFLVPSRLQAGAWYALPQSPQLFKQILMVAGCERYVQIVRCFRDEDPRADRQAEFTQLDLEMSFVDQEEVLDIVEGLMRRIWKEILNVEVPPLARMTYAEAMDRFGIDRPDLRFGMELKNISDLAAKTTFGVFKSALESGGIVKAICVPGGGSMTRKETDALAEWSKGFGAKGLAVTKVIGDGKCDTGIAKFVGEIANELVARMGAKEGDLICFAADTSKVVHRVLGELRIKLAKDRDMIKDGDWKWLWVVDFPAVEWNADEKRWDSLHHPFTAPKDEDIAKLESGDRTQIGSVRSKAYDIICNGSELGGGSIRIHRPEVQQLIFRLLGIDEESQQRKFGFLLDALKFGAPPHGGLALGLDRIIMHLAGTTNIRDVIAFPKTQNGADLMLDAPSPVDEKQLKELHVRHVLPQKEAKPQPPQI; encoded by the coding sequence ATGCAAAAGCGAACTCACAACTGCGGTGCCTTGCGGAGTGAACACGTTGGCCAGACTGTCAGCCTCGCCGGCTGGGTAAACAAGTACCGTGATCACGGCGGTGTCATATTCATTGATCTCCGTGACCGTGAGGGCCTGACCCAGATTGTTTTTCATCCGGAAAACAAAGAAGCACACGAGTTGGCGAATTCACTACGTAACGAAGATGTGGTATCAGTCCAGGGTAAGTGTGTCGCCCGCGAGGCTGGAATGGCAAACAACAAAATTGCCACCGGCCAGATTGAGGTGCAGGCCTCTCGACTCGAAGTGCTGAATAAGGGTAATAATCCACCATTTACTCCTGATGAAGCGGAGCGAGTGGGTGAGGAGACACGGTTAAAGTACCGCTTTATCGATCTTCGGCGTCCACGAATGCAGCATATCTTGCGCACACGACATCGTGTCGCCAAAATCATGCGCGATTATTTCGACCAAAATGGTTTTTTTGAGATCGAAACTCCATTCCTCTGCAAGAGTACGCCGGAGGGAGCACGTGACTTTCTCGTCCCCAGTCGACTCCAGGCGGGGGCTTGGTATGCACTGCCGCAGAGTCCGCAGTTGTTCAAACAAATTCTGATGGTTGCAGGTTGCGAGCGTTACGTGCAGATCGTCCGTTGTTTTCGTGATGAAGATCCACGGGCGGACAGACAGGCTGAGTTTACTCAACTTGATCTTGAGATGAGCTTTGTGGATCAAGAGGAAGTGCTCGATATCGTTGAAGGACTGATGCGACGGATTTGGAAGGAAATCCTTAATGTCGAGGTCCCCCCGCTTGCTCGCATGACTTATGCAGAAGCAATGGATCGCTTTGGTATCGATCGGCCTGATCTCCGTTTTGGTATGGAACTCAAGAACATAAGCGACCTTGCAGCCAAAACTACTTTCGGAGTTTTCAAAAGTGCATTGGAATCAGGGGGCATTGTCAAAGCGATCTGCGTTCCTGGTGGCGGCTCTATGACACGAAAGGAAACGGATGCTCTGGCGGAATGGTCCAAGGGGTTTGGTGCCAAGGGTCTTGCAGTTACGAAGGTGATTGGAGATGGCAAGTGTGATACCGGTATCGCCAAGTTCGTTGGAGAGATTGCTAACGAGCTTGTCGCTCGTATGGGAGCTAAGGAGGGAGATCTGATCTGCTTCGCTGCGGACACCTCTAAGGTTGTTCATCGCGTTCTGGGCGAGCTTCGCATTAAGCTGGCGAAGGATCGCGACATGATCAAGGACGGTGACTGGAAATGGCTTTGGGTCGTTGATTTTCCAGCTGTTGAATGGAATGCGGATGAGAAACGTTGGGACAGCCTGCATCATCCGTTCACCGCACCTAAAGATGAGGACATTGCCAAACTTGAAAGCGGTGACAGGACGCAGATCGGTAGCGTCCGATCGAAAGCCTATGACATCATCTGTAATGGCAGCGAACTGGGAGGTGGATCAATCCGTATCCATCGTCCTGAGGTTCAACAGTTGATTTTCCGCTTGCTTGGTATTGACGAGGAATCGCAACAGAGGAAATTTGGCTTCCTGCTCGATGCGTTAAAGTTCGGTGCTCCGCCTCATGGAGGGCTGGCGCTGGGCTTGGATCGCATCATTATGCACTTGGCCGGAACGACCAATATCCGTGACGTGATTGCATTCCCCAAGACACAAAATGGGGCTGACTTGATGCTTGACGCGCCATCACCGGTGGACGAAAAGCAGCTTAAGGAACTCCATGTCCGGCATGTGCTGCCTCAGAAGGAAGCAAAACCGCAGCCTCCTCAGATTTAG
- a CDS encoding riboflavin synthase, which translates to MFTGLVQTRGQVVSSQLYQFGLKLVITPREGAFVNQSLRHGDSICVNGVCLTLVQKNSAGLHFDVISETLAKTTLRLLTVGSEVNLESSLTPTSQIGGHFMQGHVDGIGIIREVVASASERRLIIMPPAELMDYIVIKGSVAIDGVSLTIAAIAEDSFEVALIPTTLEITTLGSVKPGARVNLEADTIAKTVVNYLRRQATRSS; encoded by the coding sequence GTGTTTACAGGACTTGTACAAACACGTGGTCAAGTTGTTTCATCCCAACTTTATCAGTTTGGGTTGAAGTTGGTTATCACCCCACGAGAGGGGGCGTTCGTCAATCAATCTCTTCGCCATGGCGACTCCATTTGCGTCAACGGAGTGTGTTTAACACTGGTTCAAAAAAACTCGGCGGGTCTGCATTTCGATGTCATTTCTGAAACGCTTGCTAAAACAACACTACGCTTACTGACTGTCGGCAGTGAGGTCAACCTGGAGTCATCACTGACGCCTACTAGTCAAATCGGTGGCCATTTCATGCAAGGTCACGTTGATGGTATAGGGATCATACGTGAAGTCGTTGCCAGCGCATCTGAGCGGCGATTGATAATCATGCCTCCTGCTGAGCTGATGGATTACATTGTGATAAAAGGGTCCGTCGCAATCGATGGAGTGAGTCTGACTATCGCCGCTATTGCTGAGGATTCTTTCGAAGTAGCACTAATTCCGACTACGCTCGAAATCACTACGCTAGGCTCAGTAAAACCAGGTGCCCGAGTCAATCTTGAAGCGGACACGATTGCGAAAACCGTGGTCAATTATTTACGACGACAAGCAACTAGATCTTCGTAA
- a CDS encoding serine/threonine-protein phosphatase, giving the protein MPTKILLIGSSDSVLRVPMVEAVLAHWPDKDQPPVTSITFDQVLEDETHLDRAAIAWVILDEHQPRGLYAVMSLLLDHHICAMISRPDESHQVGSLFQEGVVIAPLMESAATLCAVLRTLWGQATTVRHLRTEIKALQMHQGGLCDQIGKIDEELRLAAQLQREFLPSKLPKVGRVECRVFFRPASYVSGDIYEVLQLDEEHIGFFIADAVGHGVPAALMTMYIKRCLHTKEIDATAPRGYRIIPPNEALAKLNHDMVEQQTGKVRFATACYGVLNCKTLELAFARAGHPYPLILNENGGTRMLQPEGAMLGIFPDEIFELHETQLQSGDRLLLYSDGFEVAFPKVCPVNGRDSANQQYTEEFKHLAHGTLDEALERLIAKLDLQVGSLNQQDDLTVLCIGVQSVETELHRQHQMTLSDHVAV; this is encoded by the coding sequence ATGCCAACGAAGATCCTACTCATCGGGTCCAGTGACTCGGTCCTAAGAGTACCGATGGTCGAGGCTGTACTTGCGCATTGGCCGGACAAGGATCAGCCCCCTGTCACCTCGATCACGTTCGACCAGGTTTTAGAGGATGAAACCCATCTGGATCGCGCTGCTATCGCGTGGGTAATCCTTGATGAGCATCAACCGCGAGGTTTATATGCAGTGATGAGTCTGCTTCTGGATCATCACATCTGCGCGATGATCAGTCGCCCGGATGAGAGCCATCAAGTCGGCTCACTATTTCAAGAAGGAGTCGTCATTGCCCCGCTGATGGAATCCGCCGCAACCCTGTGTGCGGTACTGCGGACGTTGTGGGGCCAGGCTACTACTGTCCGACACTTGCGAACCGAGATCAAAGCTCTGCAAATGCACCAGGGCGGATTGTGTGACCAAATCGGCAAAATTGACGAGGAGCTTCGCCTCGCAGCACAGCTTCAGCGTGAGTTTCTTCCTTCAAAGCTACCAAAAGTCGGCCGTGTCGAATGTCGTGTCTTTTTTCGACCTGCAAGCTACGTCAGCGGCGACATCTACGAGGTACTCCAGCTCGATGAAGAGCATATTGGATTTTTTATCGCTGATGCTGTAGGTCACGGCGTGCCAGCCGCGCTTATGACCATGTATATCAAGCGATGCTTGCATACCAAGGAGATCGATGCGACGGCTCCACGCGGGTATCGCATCATTCCACCTAATGAGGCACTTGCTAAGTTAAATCACGACATGGTTGAGCAGCAGACCGGTAAGGTCCGCTTTGCAACGGCTTGTTATGGCGTGCTGAATTGTAAAACACTGGAATTGGCGTTTGCTCGGGCTGGCCACCCATATCCGCTTATTCTCAACGAAAATGGTGGCACACGCATGCTCCAGCCCGAAGGTGCTATGCTCGGTATATTCCCGGATGAAATATTCGAGCTGCACGAAACACAGCTGCAATCAGGTGACCGGTTGCTGCTTTACAGCGACGGTTTTGAAGTTGCATTTCCCAAAGTGTGTCCAGTGAATGGACGAGACTCGGCCAATCAACAATACACTGAAGAGTTTAAGCATCTCGCTCACGGTACTCTCGACGAAGCACTGGAACGACTGATTGCAAAACTCGATCTCCAGGTTGGCTCACTTAATCAGCAGGATGATCTGACGGTCCTCTGCATTGGTGTGCAATCAGTGGAGACAGAGCTTCATCGACAGCATCAGATGACGCTTTCTGACCATGTGGCTGTATGA
- a CDS encoding DUF192 domain-containing protein, which produces MEINGHQFHLELALTREAAYQGLSDRSQIAADGGMLFVFKSEHKLAMVMRRCSVPIDVIFLGPTGRVLNWYEMQVEQPEIRNDPSRENDLHLYWSESPGQFAIELKGGTTRILGLKRGQKINLPLEELKASVR; this is translated from the coding sequence GTGGAAATCAACGGGCACCAGTTTCATCTTGAACTCGCTCTTACACGGGAAGCAGCGTATCAGGGGCTATCAGATCGTTCTCAAATCGCAGCGGATGGTGGGATGTTATTTGTCTTTAAAAGTGAGCATAAACTTGCGATGGTGATGCGACGGTGCTCCGTTCCGATTGACGTTATATTTCTCGGCCCTACCGGACGTGTCTTGAATTGGTATGAAATGCAGGTCGAGCAACCTGAAATTCGTAACGACCCCTCCCGTGAGAATGATCTGCATCTTTATTGGAGCGAATCCCCTGGCCAATTTGCCATTGAGCTCAAAGGCGGAACGACCCGCATACTCGGCCTCAAAAGAGGTCAGAAGATCAACCTCCCGCTTGAAGAACTTAAGGCCAGCGTACGCTGA
- the gluQRS gene encoding tRNA glutamyl-Q(34) synthetase GluQRS — translation MTTLECCIDSPRKTRLAPSPTGALHLGNARTFLINWALAKQNNWKIILRIEDLDTPRVKAGADIQAIDDLQWLGLSWDEGPVFQLADLSPYQTALDQLAQDHKIYPCVCTRQEIERAQTAPHADEHELRYPGTCRPANLSTPFDVSSQSSWRVIAPSREIIFTDSIAGQQRFDLDRLVGDFVVATKAGLPAYQLAVVVDDVRQGVTDIVRGDDLLSSAARQRWLYELLGYSPLPQYWHVPLVLGSDGRRLAKRHGDSRLATYRKLNVPVERIIGLLAYWSGVEATRQPLSAVEFAERFSLARLPRQPAMFTYEDHSWILER, via the coding sequence TTGACCACACTGGAATGCTGTATCGACTCGCCTCGCAAAACCCGTCTAGCTCCCTCCCCCACCGGTGCTCTTCACTTGGGGAATGCTAGGACTTTTCTCATCAATTGGGCTCTTGCAAAACAAAACAACTGGAAAATTATTTTACGTATTGAGGATCTGGATACCCCTCGAGTTAAGGCGGGAGCAGATATTCAGGCTATTGATGATCTTCAATGGCTCGGCCTTAGTTGGGATGAAGGACCGGTATTTCAATTAGCTGATTTATCTCCATACCAAACAGCACTTGATCAATTGGCACAGGATCACAAGATCTATCCATGTGTATGTACTCGACAGGAGATCGAACGAGCGCAAACTGCGCCACACGCGGACGAGCATGAGTTACGGTATCCAGGAACCTGCCGACCAGCTAACTTGAGCACGCCATTCGATGTAAGTTCGCAAAGTTCCTGGAGGGTTATCGCGCCGTCACGAGAGATTATTTTCACTGACTCTATTGCCGGCCAGCAAAGATTTGATCTTGACCGACTGGTAGGTGATTTCGTTGTGGCGACCAAGGCTGGTCTACCGGCTTATCAATTGGCGGTCGTTGTTGATGATGTCCGACAAGGTGTCACCGATATCGTCCGTGGCGACGACTTGCTTTCCTCCGCAGCCCGCCAGCGTTGGCTCTATGAATTGCTCGGCTACAGCCCCCTGCCTCAATATTGGCATGTGCCTCTTGTTCTTGGGAGCGACGGCCGTCGTTTGGCTAAACGTCATGGTGATTCACGGCTCGCCACCTATCGTAAGTTGAATGTGCCTGTCGAGCGCATTATTGGCCTCCTGGCCTATTGGAGTGGTGTTGAAGCCACACGGCAGCCTCTATCTGCGGTCGAGTTTGCTGAGCGTTTTTCACTGGCTCGACTCCCCCGCCAGCCCGCTATGTTTACATACGAAGATCACTCATGGATACTCGAACGATAA
- the purN gene encoding phosphoribosylglycinamide formyltransferase has product MVESPEIPKFNKPIRLAVLLSGGGSTLQNIANAINRKDLDAKIVCVISSRSDAYGVQRAAQLGLPCQVVERKAIPAVKEFSDAIFGTIRKSQSDLVCLAGFLSLIEIPPDFVGRVLNIHPALLPSFGGKGMHGHHVHEAVLNAGCKVSGCTVHLADQTYDTGRILIQRCCQVSSSDTPETLAKRVFEQECIAYPEAIRLFVK; this is encoded by the coding sequence ATGGTTGAGTCGCCCGAAATTCCAAAGTTCAACAAACCAATCCGACTGGCTGTCTTACTGAGCGGAGGCGGATCCACACTCCAAAATATCGCGAACGCTATCAATCGCAAAGACTTGGATGCGAAAATCGTCTGTGTGATAAGTTCACGGTCCGATGCTTATGGTGTCCAGCGTGCAGCGCAACTCGGCCTACCGTGTCAGGTCGTGGAACGTAAGGCAATCCCTGCTGTAAAAGAGTTTTCGGATGCAATATTCGGCACTATCAGGAAATCCCAGTCAGACCTTGTCTGCCTGGCTGGATTTTTGAGCCTGATTGAAATCCCACCTGACTTTGTAGGACGTGTTTTGAATATCCACCCTGCTTTACTACCAAGTTTTGGTGGCAAAGGCATGCATGGTCATCATGTGCACGAGGCTGTGTTAAATGCTGGCTGCAAAGTAAGTGGCTGCACCGTACATCTGGCGGATCAAACATATGACACTGGACGAATCCTTATTCAGCGATGCTGCCAGGTATCATCGAGTGATACGCCAGAAACACTCGCCAAACGCGTATTTGAACAAGAGTGCATCGCCTATCCCGAGGCAATTCGATTGTTTGTAAAATAG
- a CDS encoding cytochrome b N-terminal domain-containing protein: MMSPLSYIRSTQVWNSIFRHGIPRDRRTRVMAVMSNVFLHLHPVAVRKSGIRLSFTWCMGGLTFFLFLAETISGVLLMFYYRPVPEYAYSDIQALRAHVTLGVLREIHRWGAHAMIIAIWLHMMRVFLTGSYKPPREFNWGVGVILLVLTMLLSFTGYLLPWDQLAIWAITVGSNMGKATPFLGMSGPFSDVLMMPGGVPFVTTRSDAAYLLLAGTSVGENALMRFYVLHCIALPLATAVLIAVHFWRIRKDGGISGPM, translated from the coding sequence ATGATGAGCCCCCTTAGCTACATCCGTTCCACCCAAGTCTGGAACTCCATCTTTCGCCACGGCATTCCGCGAGATAGACGTACGCGCGTCATGGCGGTGATGTCCAACGTGTTCCTCCATCTTCACCCCGTCGCGGTGCGTAAGAGCGGTATTCGCCTTTCGTTTACGTGGTGTATGGGTGGGCTGACATTCTTTCTGTTTCTTGCAGAAACCATCAGCGGTGTCTTGCTGATGTTTTATTACCGACCGGTACCTGAGTACGCTTATTCCGACATTCAGGCACTGCGAGCACACGTGACGCTGGGGGTTCTCCGGGAAATTCACCGATGGGGGGCGCATGCCATGATCATTGCGATCTGGCTGCACATGATGCGTGTCTTCCTCACCGGCTCATACAAGCCACCTCGCGAGTTCAACTGGGGCGTCGGCGTAATACTGCTTGTCTTGACGATGTTGCTCTCATTTACAGGGTATCTCTTGCCTTGGGACCAGCTCGCGATTTGGGCGATTACCGTCGGATCAAACATGGGTAAAGCCACCCCATTCCTGGGCATGTCTGGACCATTCAGCGATGTCCTCATGATGCCCGGTGGTGTGCCGTTTGTAACCACGCGATCAGATGCCGCGTATCTGCTGCTGGCAGGTACGAGCGTCGGTGAAAACGCTCTCATGCGTTTCTACGTTCTTCACTGTATAGCGCTGCCTTTAGCTACTGCAGTACTCATTGCGGTTCACTTTTGGCGCATCCGCAAGGATGGCGGCATTAGCGGGCCAATGTGA
- a CDS encoding Rieske 2Fe-2S domain-containing protein — protein MKVWIAPGCIVCDACEADCPEVFDVQEETCVIRPDALKAEFTKPLTPSILVAAEGCPVEVIKFETIDVEGPEPAAWKEKEAAPAAAATGGGGGAAKKSAAPVYDGPPAPKWASLLRTAHTSGSRSAGGPPIEVRRAKAPAEAIAAALPDSAPPDAMAAAMVGSGFARPRPSVAERIRAKAEGLTSAMNVTRRQFAWSLAVAWGSLAAVGAIAAGGFQTFFVPKVTKEPPSTFRAGRLTDFAEVGVYEHFKGSQQVWIAHLPDHKLVAISTICTHLGCIPNWLPGDQKFKCPCHGSGYYMSGVNFEGPAPRPLERFKLSMDGDFIVVDKSQKFRQELQQWGLPGAFITV, from the coding sequence GTGAAGGTCTGGATCGCGCCAGGATGCATCGTCTGCGACGCGTGTGAAGCGGACTGCCCCGAGGTGTTCGATGTGCAGGAAGAAACCTGCGTCATCCGCCCCGATGCGCTGAAAGCAGAATTTACCAAACCATTAACTCCGTCGATTCTTGTAGCGGCCGAAGGTTGTCCGGTCGAGGTCATTAAGTTCGAAACAATTGACGTTGAAGGTCCGGAACCAGCGGCTTGGAAGGAGAAAGAGGCGGCCCCTGCAGCAGCGGCCACGGGTGGTGGGGGAGGGGCTGCGAAAAAATCTGCGGCACCAGTTTACGATGGCCCACCTGCTCCGAAGTGGGCTTCGCTTTTACGCACAGCTCATACCAGCGGCAGTCGAAGTGCTGGTGGGCCGCCTATCGAGGTGCGTCGTGCTAAGGCTCCAGCGGAGGCTATCGCCGCCGCACTGCCTGACTCCGCCCCTCCTGATGCCATGGCGGCGGCAATGGTCGGTAGTGGCTTTGCTCGTCCACGACCAAGTGTTGCGGAACGAATCCGCGCTAAGGCGGAAGGGCTCACCAGCGCAATGAACGTAACGCGACGTCAGTTCGCGTGGTCATTGGCCGTAGCTTGGGGATCGCTTGCTGCGGTTGGGGCGATCGCCGCTGGTGGATTTCAGACGTTTTTTGTTCCCAAAGTCACCAAGGAGCCGCCAAGCACTTTTCGCGCCGGCCGGCTGACTGACTTTGCAGAAGTCGGGGTATATGAACATTTCAAAGGCTCTCAGCAGGTGTGGATCGCACATCTTCCCGACCATAAGCTCGTCGCGATCAGCACGATATGTACCCACTTGGGTTGCATCCCCAACTGGTTGCCGGGAGATCAGAAATTTAAGTGTCCTTGTCACGGGTCGGGTTATTACATGAGTGGCGTTAATTTTGAAGGACCCGCGCCACGTCCCCTCGAGCGATTTAAGCTTTCGATGGATGGCGATTTTATCGTTGTGGACAAGTCACAGAAGTTTCGACAGGAGCTTCAGCAGTGGGGATTGCCAGGGGCATTTATCACGGTCTAG